The genomic region ACTCCCAAGCACCAGCTTCTCATTCCAGTGAGCGGGACTAGGGCAGCTTTCAGGCCTGTTTTTCAGCACCCTCCACATCCAATAAACATGTTAtctcagccctgcagtgctcctgTTTGCCAGAGGATGCTGGGCCCAgaacactgcagctgctgggtgcAGTGCACATCCATGGGTGTGTTCCACACTGAGgccacagctctgccaccaTCCCTGTGCTTGGGGAGtggcaggcacagggacaggctcaCAGAGTAGCTGCACTTTCCTTCCCTTGGCATGCCTTGCTCCCAGCCAGCACTCACCTGGCAGAGCCACTTAGAACAGCCAGTGTAGAAAGGAAAAGTTTATTTATTCAAAAAACTAGAGATCTACACCAAAGGGATTCTTCCCTTTCTGTTCCCTGACACatctgagcacaggcacagccagctgcCATGCCTGCCATGGCACCAGGACTGCCCACCCCCATCACTGCTGCCAGAAACCAAGAACCTTCAGCACACCAGGAAGGGCCCAGCAGCTTGGGGCGAGGATGGGAGAGCATCAGGGCCCACGGCACCTGCAGACCTGCAGGGGCTGTCCCaggtggggagggagcaggacaCACCCTCACCCCTGCAGcccactgcaggagctgtgacACCACCTTGGCCCCAGCCTTGCTGGATCACAGCGCTCCTGCAGCATcacctgggagcagaggagcagtgtcagtgccaggctgtgctgcagggcccagcatcACTGACTCCTCTGCCTGTGTTCTGGGGGGCTGGTGTGGGCATGGGCCCTCTTGAtggcagagcctgctccctccatcccaaGCATGGCCCACGTGGGGCACTCACCTCTCCAGCTACACTGGAGAGTCAGAaattcctgccaggagctgctgcctctcacAGAGTGGCTTCTCCATTGCTGTACTTGGCCTGGCCAgctagagaggaaaaaagaagacaaaaagaagTTAGGGTGGCAAGGACACATGATGGGCAGTGTTCTCACAAAAACGAACAGGCCTGGCTACTAGGGGATGAAGAAGAGGGTCCCTCTGCAACTCCCCATGAAGGGGTGCTGGTCTGGCACTTAGGCTGGCTAGGAGAGGTTCCAACTCAGCACCCCCCTACTGCTGCACAGCCTCCTTGTTTCCAGCAGAACCCAGCACCTTACAAATGCAGCACAAAGGCAGCAATCACAGGGGAGGGAGATGCAGGGAGATCTGTACCTGCTCTTTGGCATAGCTGTGTGCACAGGGCCCGATGCCCCGGAAGACCAGAGCCACCAAGCAGCTCCTGCCCGAGAGCacggctgctgcagctgccagcagcagggagaggaaccagagggccagggctgtgtcctgtgggGCAGGGGGTCACAGCAACGTGGGCACTGCACCAGGCTGGTTGAGCACACTCAGCAGAGACTGTGTGGATAGCAGGGcgaaagggggagagggagagagaaggggaGCGGGAGggaaagtgaaaagaaaagacgagaggaagcagaaagaagCTGCTGGGAGGGGTGGGGCTGTGCAGTGACTCACGTAGATGCGAGTGGTGTTGAAGGGACAGTCGTTGGTCGCGATGGCTGCACGGGCGTCCAGGGGCAGCGCGGAGCTGTTGCAGCCCCGGACCAGGTGCGTGCCCCGGCTGTGCACCGTGAGGGCAAAGGCCAGCGCCAGCCCCACGCTGCACGCCGTGGACAGCAGGCAGTTCAGCAGAGAGACGCCCAGCAGAGTCCAATGCTGCAGGCGGCAAGAACACGAGTGGGATGGCAGGAGCTCGGGGAAACGCTCGGGCCGGGCACCGGCGTCTCTGCAGAGCCGCTCCCCCGAGGGGCACCCAGGACCTCTCGCCTCTTCCAGGATGGCTCAGCCACGCCCTCGGATGAGGCTCTCGCACCTTTCGCATCCTTCCACCCCCTGTGAGCTCGGCACCGCCGGACGCCCCTTGGCTCGGGCTCCGTGGGGACCCCCGGGCAGGCTCGGCCGGGCGCCgggagcccccagcccggcgCACCCGCCCCGTGCCCGCCCACCCTGCGAGCCCACGCGGGACCCCCGACCCGGCCGCAGCTTCGCCCCCCGAAGCGCTTCTGCCCGAGAACGGCGCTCCCGCCCTCTGGGAGCGGCCGAGCGGGGACAGGCGGCACCCGGAGCGCCGGCAGCCGCCGCCGAGGCGGAAGGAACCCGCGGGGCCAAGGTCCGCGGCAGCGGCTgccggcggggcagggcggcgCCGAGGCCCCCCCGCAGCCCCGCACTCACCAGGACCGCCCGGGACAGGTTGTGCGACACCAGGATGGCCACGATGCCCGCGGCGATGCTCTGCGGGGAGAGCAGCGCTCAGCGGGGCCCGGgcggggcccggcccgccgccccccgcccgctccGCTCCGGCGGCGCTCACCAGCAGCCCCGAGCACACCGACACCACGTTGGCTGCCGCGTACTCGGGGGTGACGGCGCGGCGGGCGCCCGCCACGTGCCGCAGCACCGAGCCGTGCACGATGGCGCCCAGCACGAGGCTGCCGTGGCCCAGCACGATCAGCCCCAGCCCGGTGCGCATCAGCCGCCGCGGCTCCGCCAGcgctcccgccgcccgccggcccccggCCATGGCCGCCGCCAACGCCGCTCGCACCGCCCCGGGGCAGGGACGggcggctcggcccggcccctccagcccgccccgccccgcccggcaaGAGGCGGCACTCGCGTCTTTACAAAACAGTTTATTAAAAATAGGAAATGATAGAAATGAGATGCAGGAGCCGCGGCTCGGCCCCGCCGCGCGCCAGGATGACACTGGAGCCCGGGGCCGCTGCAGCCCCGGGAGGCCCCGGTAAAGaccgggggctgcgggggccgcggggccgcaGCCGGGGCCAGCACACGCCGTGACCCCGGCGGTGCGAACCAGTAAACAAAGTGCAGCCGGCGGCGGGAGCGAAGCGccgggcggggaggggggacgAGCTCGGCCACCCCTGGGCCCGTGGCGCGGGAATGGGGGGGAGTGACCGGGGATGCAGGGCTTAGGGGCTCACCCCTGCTTacctttaaattaaaaaaaaaaaaaaaaaaaagaaaaaaaaaaaaaggaaagaaaaaacccatttctgtgctgtgcaAAAGACACTTTGTACAATTCAAACAGAACAAACTCCATGCACATGAGTGGGGCTGCAGAACGCCCCAAGCCAGGCCTCAGCTCCGCAGCACAACCTGGCAAATCCCAACAAAAACAGGGCTGGAAATAATACTGATGCGCAAAGTCCCCTTCAGGAGGTGGGCAGGGAGGACTGTCGATGAGCCCAGCCACGGCACATGCAGGATGAGCTTCCAAGCACTGCAGCTGGGGTCTCGCGGGTGCCCGACAGCGAGGGCAGACACAGATGGTCGCAGGCAGCGAGGCCACGCTGGCTGCCCGGGAGCCACGGGGCTAAGATGACACAGTCACAGCCGTCAGGGCTCCGTTCCGAGTGTAGTAGAACTTGCTAAATGCCTCTTCAAGTAAACAGGTGAGTCTGCTCTGGTCAGCCTGGGCAGAACAAGGACAGTGAGGAGTAAGCCCCATCCGCTCAGAGCtaagagcagggctggagacccccagggcagggacctgGCTTATTCCTCCTGCCTCCAAAAAGGGCACAAACCATTGAACTCTGAGGAAGGAACACAGGCCCACAGCCCTACCTGAGTCCCTGCTTACCTCGCTGATGAACCCAAGCTGGACCAGttcagctgccagctcctggaTGTTGTCATCTGCAACACAAGGAAAGGTGTCAGTCCTTGCTCCAAGCGTGCTGCTGGCCCAGTGCACCTGGCAGGGGCAGAAGGTACTTACTGGGCTGAAGGTCACAGCTCAAGTGTCGATTCAACTTGTCTTCCAGTTTCAGCAGCAGTGTCAGCTGCAGGGCAAAGAAATTCTCATGAGGAATTGCAGTCCTGCAAGCTGCCATGGCAAGCCCAAAGCAACTGTAGAAATGCCCCTTGGGATGGGAACCACCCCTCCAGAGCCCCACGGGGATCTAACAGAAGAGCTACAGCCAGTTCCATCCTGAACTGCAGCTGTCAGCACCATCCAGGGCCTGGGGGTGGGCCAGGGGCCAGgtcagcagcaggcacaggccTAGGACAGGCTCTGGGTCCTatggtggcagctgcagcactgcagggttaccccaggcaccagcagcacatCAGAGCCAtgagccctgcacagccatAGAAACCTACGTGGTGCTTCACGCCCTCCTCCACAGACTCGATGTTGCACTGCATCAGCACCACCTGGAACAGAGGCACAGACGCCatcagcagctgccccacagccctgcctggccatgGAGAGCGGGGCTGAGCCCctcctcagccaggctgagccttTACCTTGCGGGTCTCCACCTCGGCGGGCTCTGGAGTTGGGGTTTTCACCGACGGGGGAGCAATGGGAGATTTCACCAccacctgctggggctgctggggccgTGGCATCCCAAAGGCTGTGAGGGGATAGATTCCATTCCTACAAGGAAGGAGCAGCATCTGAGGTTACACCTCTCCAGAACTTTTCCAGTCTCTCACACACAATGGAAGGTGTCTTAAAAAATCCCTCTTACCTCACATCCTCCAGGAACTTGTCCAGCTCCAGTGCTGGAGATTGTGAGaagctggaaaacaaaatgtCCTGAGATGAGAAATCGTCTCATAGGACCATCCAATGGGGTCTCTTGGGGTGCAGTTTCAAATCCCCATGTCCTGGGCTGTGTCCACAGGCAGGATGGTTATGGACAGGCAGCCACTGGTGTGACAAGCTCTGATCTTCCCTTAAGGACATAACCACCGACGTGAGCTGAgggtgaggcagcagctctggcagagcCACTCTCACAGCCCTCACACTGTGCAATGCAGTCATTTGGAGGGTGGCCCAGTGACAGTGCCCCTGGTGAGCTGTTTCACAAATACCAGCCGTACCAGGTCCCTGGTTGCAACAAACACTTGGAACAGCCAAACACCTGCCTCAAGGCTGCTCTGAAGCATTCCAGAGATGAGGCAAGGACTGCAAAACTGCTGGAAGCCTGACAGGATTTCCTCAGGTGCTTTATGGGCTGCACACCTGCCTCAGCTCCCAGATcagcctccagcccctcccacagccccagcagctgggatcaTCCTATCCTCTGACACAGCAGTAGGTTTCAACAAAAACTTCCAATTTTTCTCTAGCAGCTTAGTTTGCATGGCAGTCTGATGAACCATCCAGAAATGATGCTGACATTTCAAGGGATTGctgctttctttcccttttccagcacCCCTGAGGTATGGCACTAGCAAAAGGAAAGCTCCAGGCTGGCACCCCCTGACAGCCCAGGCGTGTGAGGATCTCTCCTTACAGCTTTGGTTGTTCACTTGTTGTCCTCCATTTTGAAACTATATCAAAAACATTCCAAAGGGAATTTCATACCACATTTCCTAGCACTATGACAAGTGGAATGTCAGCTTTTGGAAGGGTCTCTGTGGCTCAGAGAGCTGCTCATATGGACGGAGCTGTTCTTCCTTGTCATCTTACTCTTGTTCAGCAGCCTGAGCATCCCAGAACTCTGGGCTCCCTGGAAGCACCCTAGGCTTCTCTGGGAATACAGTATTCACATCTTTGTCTTCAGCTAATCCCTTGACTAGCCAAGGCTTTGTTATCCAAAATGTACCTCACTTTTTTGGCACTCTGCTTGCTCGTATGTATTACAGACACTCTCTTAGGGGCCACCCCTACAGTGTAAGTGGTGCTGTGTGTCACTGccagctgcctcagctgcctttcCCTGTGCATAGCGTGGAATAAGATGCTCCATTAGGAAAGCACTGAGGAACCCTTTCTCTGAAGTGAGAAAGTGACTCCATCTGGCCAGTCTGTGATTGGTCAGAGCACCTTCCCAAACTGTTCAGCCATGTTTTGCTGGTGTTCTGCTCCAACCACAGCATGTTCATTTAATCTGTCTATTTGGGGAACAATTCACCTCAGCTGCACAGAATCTACTCCCAGGAAACAGGTGCAAGGTCTCCTTCCACCCAGGAATAACCCTTCCCAGAGGGGTGTGTGCCCAGACAGGGACTGCTCCTtcacctccagctccagcagctcccactggcacCCAGTCAGTGGGGAAACACCAACTCTGAGGTGATGGGAGGCGTCCCAGTGCCCA from Agelaius phoeniceus isolate bAgePho1 chromosome 3, bAgePho1.hap1, whole genome shotgun sequence harbors:
- the KRTCAP3 gene encoding keratinocyte-associated protein 3, with protein sequence MAGGRRAAGALAEPRRLMRTGLGLIVLGHGSLVLGAIVHGSVLRHVAGARRAVTPEYAAANVVSVCSGLLSIAAGIVAILVSHNLSRAVLHWTLLGVSLLNCLLSTACSVGLALAFALTVHSRGTHLVRGCNSSALPLDARAAIATNDCPFNTTRIYDTALALWFLSLLLAAAAAVLSGRSCLVALVFRGIGPCAHSYAKEQLARPSTAMEKPLCERQQLLAGISDSPV